One window of the Desulfobaculum xiamenense genome contains the following:
- the xseB gene encoding exodeoxyribonuclease VII small subunit, giving the protein MAKRKDDFEAQLLRLQQIVQELEGGEQPLERGVALFREGVELAKACRKRLEEARNEVSLLTADGLKEFQTEDDDDAA; this is encoded by the coding sequence ATGGCGAAAAGAAAGGATGATTTCGAGGCGCAGCTCTTGAGGTTGCAGCAGATCGTGCAGGAACTCGAAGGTGGTGAACAACCGCTGGAAAGAGGCGTCGCCCTGTTCAGGGAGGGCGTGGAGTTGGCCAAGGCCTGCCGCAAGCGGCTGGAGGAGGCCCGAAACGAGGTCAGCCTGCTCACCGCGGACGGACTCAAGGAATTTCAAACGGAAGATGACGATGACGCAGCATAG